Part of the Polaribacter sp. Hel1_33_78 genome is shown below.
AACCTATTTCATTTAAAAAAGTATCAATCTTACCATTTTTAAAAGTTGCAACACCACCAATTCCTAATTTCATATTGTAAGAAATAGCTTGTTTTGCTTGTTCTAAAGTACCCGTAAAACAATGAAAAACGCCTCTCAAATCATCACTTTTTTCAGTTTCTAATATTTCAAAAATTTCATCAAAAGCATTTCTGCAATGAATAACAATTGGTAATTTTTTTTCTTTGGCCCAGCGAATTTGAGTTTTAAAAGTCTCTTGTTGTTGTGCTAAAAAACTCTTATCCCAAAATAAGTCAATACCAATTTCACCGATTGCGTAAAAATTTCTTTTATCAATCCAGTTTTTAACATGTGCTAATTCTTCTAAATAATTTTCTTTGACAGAAGTTGGATGTAAACCCATCATTAAAAATACATCATTTGGGTTTTCCTTTTCCAGGTCTAACATGCTTTTTGTGCAAGAAGAATCAATAGCAGGTATAAAAAATCGTGAAACCCCAGCATCTTTTGCTCTTTGAATCATGGCTTCTCTATCTTCATTAAACTGCTCGGAATAAAGGTGTGTATGTGTATCTGTAATCATTTGATGTAAAAATTTCAAACACAAAATTACTAAATATTCCTTCTGTAAACTGTTATTGCTTCTCGTTTTATAAAATGTACCTTTGCCAAAAATTAAAAGACATGACTTTTAAAGAATTAGATTTATCAAATCAGCTGCAATACGCAATTGATGATTTGGGTTTTGAGAATCCAACTCCAATTCAAGAGCAAGCATTTTCTGTAGTTAGATCGGGTAAAGATGTAGTTGGAATAGCACAAACTGGAACAGGGAAAACGTTTGCCTATATGTTACCAATTCTTAGAGATTTAAAATTTTCTAAACAACAACATCCTCGTATTTTAGTTTTGGTGCCAACTCGTGAATTGGTTTTACAGGTTGTTGAACAGATTGAGCAATTATCAAAATATATCAATACACGTGTTTTAGGTGTTTATGGTGGTACAAATATCAACACCCAAAGACAAGCT
Proteins encoded:
- a CDS encoding TatD family hydrolase, giving the protein MITDTHTHLYSEQFNEDREAMIQRAKDAGVSRFFIPAIDSSCTKSMLDLEKENPNDVFLMMGLHPTSVKENYLEELAHVKNWIDKRNFYAIGEIGIDLFWDKSFLAQQQETFKTQIRWAKEKKLPIVIHCRNAFDEIFEILETEKSDDLRGVFHCFTGTLEQAKQAISYNMKLGIGGVATFKNGKIDTFLNEIGLQHIVLETDAPYLAPVPYRGKRNESSYITNVIDKLVDIYGVSFEEIAKITTQNSKDIFSI